The Chroicocephalus ridibundus chromosome 3, bChrRid1.1, whole genome shotgun sequence genome has a segment encoding these proteins:
- the PPP4R3B gene encoding serine/threonine-protein phosphatase 4 regulatory subunit 3B isoform X1, whose translation MSDTRRRVKVYTLNEDRQWDDRGTGHVSSTYVERLKGMSLLVRAESDGSLLLESKINPNTAYQKQQDTLIVWSEAENYDLALSFQEKAGCDEIWEKICQVQGKDPSVEVTQDLIESEEEHIEEMPETSPLIDLPTCELNKLEEIADLVTSVLSSPIRREKLALALENEGYIKKLLQLFQVCENLENTEGLHHLYEIIRGILFLNKATLFEVMFSDECIMDVVGCLEYDPSLAQPKRHREFLTKTAKFKEVIPITDSELRQKIHQTYRVQYIQDIILPTPSVFEENFLSTLTSFIFFNKVEIVSMLQEDEKFLSEVFAQLTDEATDDDKRCELVNFFKEFCAFSQTLQPQNRDAFFKTLAKLGILPALEIVMGMDDLQVRSAATDIFSYLVEFSPSMVREFVMQEAQQSDDDILLINVVIEQMICDTDPELGGAVQLMGLLRTLIDPENMLATANKTEKSEFLNFFYNHCMHVLTAPLLANTSEDKCEKDAVVGSTKSNTICPDNYQTAQLLALILELLTFCVEHHTYHIKNYIMNKDLLRRVLVLMNSKHTFLALCALRFMRRIIGLKDEFYNRYITKGNLFEPVINALLDNGTRYNLLNSAVIELFEFIRVEDIKSLIAHIVENFYNALESIEYVQTFKGLKTKYEQEKDRQNQKLNSVPSILRSNRFRRDARALEEDEEMWFNEDEEEEGEAVVPPVEKSKQEDDFPDSYEKFMETKKAKESEDKENLPKRTSAGGFKFTFSHSAGAANGANGANSKSVAAQTSPASSNGSSSKNATLTTAVTATKGSLVGLVDYPDDEDDDEEEETSPRKRPRLGS comes from the exons ATGTCGGACACCCGTCGGCGGGTGAAGGTCTACACCCTCAACGAGGATCGGCAATGGGACGACAGGGGTACCGGGCACGTCTCCTCCACCTACGTGGAGCGGCTGAAGGGGATGTCGCTGCTGGTTCGCGCCGAGTCGGACG GTTCACTGCTGTTAGAATCGAAGATAAATCCAAATACTGCATATCAAAAACAGCAG GACACCCTGATTGTCtggtcagaagcagaaaactaCGATTTAGCACTGAGTTTTCAAGAAAAAGCTGGCTGTGATGAAATTTGGGAAAAAATCTGCCAG GTTCAAGGTAAGGATCCTTCAGTGGAAGTCACGCAGGACCTTATTGAGTCAGAAGAGGAACACATAGAAGAAATGCCTGAAACTAGTCCTTTGATCGACCTTCCTACTTGTGAACTCAATAAACTTGAAGAGATTGCTGACCTAGTTACCTCTGTTCTCTCCTCACCCATCCGTAGAGAAAAGCTAGCACTGGCCTTGGAGAATGAAGGCTATATTAAAAAACTATTACAGCTTTTCCAAGTCTGCGAGAATTTAGAGAACACCGAAGGCTTACATCATTTGTATGAAATTATTAGAGGAATTTTGTTCCTCAACAAAGCAACTCTGTTTGAGGTGATGTTTTCTGATGAGTGTATTATGGATGTTGTTGGATGCCTTGAGTATGATCCTTCTTTGGCTCAGCCAAAACGGCACAGGGAGTTCTTGACCAAAACAGCAAAATTTAAAGAGGTTATTCCTATAACAGACTCTGAACTCAGGCAAAAAATCCACCAGACTTACAGGGTACAGTATATTCAGGACATCATCTTGCCGACACCGTCTGTTTTTgaagagaattttctttctacactcacttcctttattttcttcaacaAAGTTGAGATTGTCAGTATGTTGCAG GAAGATGAGAAATTTTTGTCTGAAGTTTTTGCACAATTAACAGATGAAGCTACAGATGATGACAAACGATGTGAATTG GTTAACTTTTTCAAAGAATTCTGCGCGTTTTCTCAGACGTTACAACCTCAGAACAGagatgcatttttcaaaacattggCAAAGTTGGGAATTCTTCCAGCTCTTGAAATTGTAATG GGAATGGATGATCTGCAAGTTAGATCTGCTGCTACAGATATATTTTCTTATCTAGTAGAATTTAGTCCATCCATGGTCCGAGAATTTGTAATGCAAGAGGCCCAGCAGAGTGATGAT gATATCCTCCTCATCAACGTGGTCATTGAGCAGATGATCTGCGACACTGATCCCGAACTCGGGGGAGCCGTTCAGTTGATGGGGCTCTTGCGCACGCTGATAGATCCGGAGAATATGTTGGCCACAGCTAAT AAAACGGAAAAAAGTGAATTTCTCAATTTCTTCTACAACCATTGTATGCATGTTCTTACTGCACCGCTTCTGGCCAATACATCAGAAGATAAATGTGAAAAAG ATGCAGTAGTTGGGTCCACTAAGAGTAATACAATTTGTCCTG ATAATTATCAAACGGCACAACTACTTGCCTTAATTTTGGAGCTGCTTACTTTTTGTGTGGAACACCACACGTATCACATCAAGAATTACATTATGAACAAAGATTTGCTAAGAAGAGTACTGGTCTTGATGAATTCAAAACACACGTTTCTGGCCTTGT GTGCTCTTCGCTTTATGAGGAGGATAATTGGCCTAAAAGATGAATTTTATAACCGTTACATCACCAAGGGAAACCTGTTTGAACCGGTTATAAATGCGCTGTTGGATAATGGAACTAGGTACAATCTACTCAACTCCGCTGTGATTGAGCTGTTTGAATTCATCAGAGTG GAAGATATTAAGTCCCTTATTGCACATATAGTTGAAAACTTTTATAATGCACTTGAATCTATCGAATATGTTCAGACATTCAAGGGATTGAAGACAAAATATGAGCAAGAAAAAGACCGACAAAACCAGAAACTGAACAG TGTTCCATCTATATTGCGTAGCAATAGATTCCGCAGAGATGCAAGAGCCTtagaggaggatgaagaaatgTGGTTCAATGAAGACGAAGAGGAAGAAGGTGAAGCTGTTGTACCTCCAGTTGAGAAGTCAAAACAGGAGGATGATTTTCCAGATAGCTATGAAAAATTTATGGAAACTAAAAAAG CTAAGGAGAGCGAAGACAAAGAGAATCTTCCAAAAAGGACTTCAGCTGGGGGATTCAAATTCACTTTTTCCCACTCAGCCGGCGCAGCCAATGGTGCGAACGGCGCAAACAGTAAATCCGTGGCAGCTCAGACGTCACCAGCAAGTTCCAACGGCTCCTCTTCAAAGAACGCAACCCTGACCACAGCGGTGACAGCCACGAAG GGAAGTCTAGTTGGCCTAGTGGATTATCCcgatgatgaagatgatgacgAAGAGGAGGAGACATCTCCAAGGAAAAGACCTCGTCTGGGTTCATAA
- the PPP4R3B gene encoding serine/threonine-protein phosphatase 4 regulatory subunit 3B isoform X2, translated as MSDTRRRVKVYTLNEDRQWDDRGTGHVSSTYVERLKGMSLLVRAESDGSLLLESKINPNTAYQKQQDTLIVWSEAENYDLALSFQEKAGCDEIWEKICQVQGKDPSVEVTQDLIESEEEHIEEMPETSPLIDLPTCELNKLEEIADLVTSVLSSPIRREKLALALENEGYIKKLLQLFQVCENLENTEGLHHLYEIIRGILFLNKATLFEVMFSDECIMDVVGCLEYDPSLAQPKRHREFLTKTAKFKEVIPITDSELRQKIHQTYRVQYIQDIILPTPSVFEENFLSTLTSFIFFNKVEIVSMLQEDEKFLSEVFAQLTDEATDDDKRCELVNFFKEFCAFSQTLQPQNRDAFFKTLAKLGILPALEIVMGMDDLQVRSAATDIFSYLVEFSPSMVREFVMQEAQQSDDDILLINVVIEQMICDTDPELGGAVQLMGLLRTLIDPENMLATANKTEKSEFLNFFYNHCMHVLTAPLLANTSEDKCEKDAVVGSTKSNTICPDNYQTAQLLALILELLTFCVEHHTYHIKNYIMNKDLLRRVLVLMNSKHTFLALCALRFMRRIIGLKDEFYNRYITKGNLFEPVINALLDNGTRYNLLNSAVIELFEFIRVEDIKSLIAHIVENFYNALESIEYVQTFKGLKTKYEQEKDRQNQKLNSNRFRRDARALEEDEEMWFNEDEEEEGEAVVPPVEKSKQEDDFPDSYEKFMETKKAKESEDKENLPKRTSAGGFKFTFSHSAGAANGANGANSKSVAAQTSPASSNGSSSKNATLTTAVTATKGSLVGLVDYPDDEDDDEEEETSPRKRPRLGS; from the exons ATGTCGGACACCCGTCGGCGGGTGAAGGTCTACACCCTCAACGAGGATCGGCAATGGGACGACAGGGGTACCGGGCACGTCTCCTCCACCTACGTGGAGCGGCTGAAGGGGATGTCGCTGCTGGTTCGCGCCGAGTCGGACG GTTCACTGCTGTTAGAATCGAAGATAAATCCAAATACTGCATATCAAAAACAGCAG GACACCCTGATTGTCtggtcagaagcagaaaactaCGATTTAGCACTGAGTTTTCAAGAAAAAGCTGGCTGTGATGAAATTTGGGAAAAAATCTGCCAG GTTCAAGGTAAGGATCCTTCAGTGGAAGTCACGCAGGACCTTATTGAGTCAGAAGAGGAACACATAGAAGAAATGCCTGAAACTAGTCCTTTGATCGACCTTCCTACTTGTGAACTCAATAAACTTGAAGAGATTGCTGACCTAGTTACCTCTGTTCTCTCCTCACCCATCCGTAGAGAAAAGCTAGCACTGGCCTTGGAGAATGAAGGCTATATTAAAAAACTATTACAGCTTTTCCAAGTCTGCGAGAATTTAGAGAACACCGAAGGCTTACATCATTTGTATGAAATTATTAGAGGAATTTTGTTCCTCAACAAAGCAACTCTGTTTGAGGTGATGTTTTCTGATGAGTGTATTATGGATGTTGTTGGATGCCTTGAGTATGATCCTTCTTTGGCTCAGCCAAAACGGCACAGGGAGTTCTTGACCAAAACAGCAAAATTTAAAGAGGTTATTCCTATAACAGACTCTGAACTCAGGCAAAAAATCCACCAGACTTACAGGGTACAGTATATTCAGGACATCATCTTGCCGACACCGTCTGTTTTTgaagagaattttctttctacactcacttcctttattttcttcaacaAAGTTGAGATTGTCAGTATGTTGCAG GAAGATGAGAAATTTTTGTCTGAAGTTTTTGCACAATTAACAGATGAAGCTACAGATGATGACAAACGATGTGAATTG GTTAACTTTTTCAAAGAATTCTGCGCGTTTTCTCAGACGTTACAACCTCAGAACAGagatgcatttttcaaaacattggCAAAGTTGGGAATTCTTCCAGCTCTTGAAATTGTAATG GGAATGGATGATCTGCAAGTTAGATCTGCTGCTACAGATATATTTTCTTATCTAGTAGAATTTAGTCCATCCATGGTCCGAGAATTTGTAATGCAAGAGGCCCAGCAGAGTGATGAT gATATCCTCCTCATCAACGTGGTCATTGAGCAGATGATCTGCGACACTGATCCCGAACTCGGGGGAGCCGTTCAGTTGATGGGGCTCTTGCGCACGCTGATAGATCCGGAGAATATGTTGGCCACAGCTAAT AAAACGGAAAAAAGTGAATTTCTCAATTTCTTCTACAACCATTGTATGCATGTTCTTACTGCACCGCTTCTGGCCAATACATCAGAAGATAAATGTGAAAAAG ATGCAGTAGTTGGGTCCACTAAGAGTAATACAATTTGTCCTG ATAATTATCAAACGGCACAACTACTTGCCTTAATTTTGGAGCTGCTTACTTTTTGTGTGGAACACCACACGTATCACATCAAGAATTACATTATGAACAAAGATTTGCTAAGAAGAGTACTGGTCTTGATGAATTCAAAACACACGTTTCTGGCCTTGT GTGCTCTTCGCTTTATGAGGAGGATAATTGGCCTAAAAGATGAATTTTATAACCGTTACATCACCAAGGGAAACCTGTTTGAACCGGTTATAAATGCGCTGTTGGATAATGGAACTAGGTACAATCTACTCAACTCCGCTGTGATTGAGCTGTTTGAATTCATCAGAGTG GAAGATATTAAGTCCCTTATTGCACATATAGTTGAAAACTTTTATAATGCACTTGAATCTATCGAATATGTTCAGACATTCAAGGGATTGAAGACAAAATATGAGCAAGAAAAAGACCGACAAAACCAGAAACTGAACAG CAATAGATTCCGCAGAGATGCAAGAGCCTtagaggaggatgaagaaatgTGGTTCAATGAAGACGAAGAGGAAGAAGGTGAAGCTGTTGTACCTCCAGTTGAGAAGTCAAAACAGGAGGATGATTTTCCAGATAGCTATGAAAAATTTATGGAAACTAAAAAAG CTAAGGAGAGCGAAGACAAAGAGAATCTTCCAAAAAGGACTTCAGCTGGGGGATTCAAATTCACTTTTTCCCACTCAGCCGGCGCAGCCAATGGTGCGAACGGCGCAAACAGTAAATCCGTGGCAGCTCAGACGTCACCAGCAAGTTCCAACGGCTCCTCTTCAAAGAACGCAACCCTGACCACAGCGGTGACAGCCACGAAG GGAAGTCTAGTTGGCCTAGTGGATTATCCcgatgatgaagatgatgacgAAGAGGAGGAGACATCTCCAAGGAAAAGACCTCGTCTGGGTTCATAA
- the PPP4R3B gene encoding serine/threonine-protein phosphatase 4 regulatory subunit 3B isoform X3, protein MSDTRRRVKVYTLNEDRQWDDRGTGHVSSTYVERLKGMSLLVRAESDGSLLLESKINPNTAYQKQQDTLIVWSEAENYDLALSFQEKAGCDEIWEKICQVQGKDPSVEVTQDLIESEEEHIEEMPETSPLIDLPTCELNKLEEIADLVTSVLSSPIRREKLALALENEGYIKKLLQLFQVCENLENTEGLHHLYEIIRGILFLNKATLFEVMFSDECIMDVVGCLEYDPSLAQPKRHREFLTKTAKFKEVIPITDSELRQKIHQTYRVQYIQDIILPTPSVFEENFLSTLTSFIFFNKVEIVSMLQEDEKFLSEVFAQLTDEATDDDKRCELVNFFKEFCAFSQTLQPQNRDAFFKTLAKLGILPALEIVMGMDDLQVRSAATDIFSYLVEFSPSMVREFVMQEAQQSDDDILLINVVIEQMICDTDPELGGAVQLMGLLRTLIDPENMLATANKTEKSEFLNFFYNHCMHVLTAPLLANTSEDKCEKDAVVGSTKSNTICPDNYQTAQLLALILELLTFCVEHHTYHIKNYIMNKDLLRRVLVLMNSKHTFLALCALRFMRRIIGLKDEFYNRYITKGNLFEPVINALLDNGTRYNLLNSAVIELFEFIRVEDIKSLIAHIVENFYNALESIEYVQTFKGLKTKYEQEKDRQNQKLNSVPSILRSNRFRRDARALEEDEEMWFNEDEEEEGEAVVPPVEKSKQEDDFPDSYEKFMETKKAGAANGANGANSKSVAAQTSPASSNGSSSKNATLTTAVTATKGSLVGLVDYPDDEDDDEEEETSPRKRPRLGS, encoded by the exons ATGTCGGACACCCGTCGGCGGGTGAAGGTCTACACCCTCAACGAGGATCGGCAATGGGACGACAGGGGTACCGGGCACGTCTCCTCCACCTACGTGGAGCGGCTGAAGGGGATGTCGCTGCTGGTTCGCGCCGAGTCGGACG GTTCACTGCTGTTAGAATCGAAGATAAATCCAAATACTGCATATCAAAAACAGCAG GACACCCTGATTGTCtggtcagaagcagaaaactaCGATTTAGCACTGAGTTTTCAAGAAAAAGCTGGCTGTGATGAAATTTGGGAAAAAATCTGCCAG GTTCAAGGTAAGGATCCTTCAGTGGAAGTCACGCAGGACCTTATTGAGTCAGAAGAGGAACACATAGAAGAAATGCCTGAAACTAGTCCTTTGATCGACCTTCCTACTTGTGAACTCAATAAACTTGAAGAGATTGCTGACCTAGTTACCTCTGTTCTCTCCTCACCCATCCGTAGAGAAAAGCTAGCACTGGCCTTGGAGAATGAAGGCTATATTAAAAAACTATTACAGCTTTTCCAAGTCTGCGAGAATTTAGAGAACACCGAAGGCTTACATCATTTGTATGAAATTATTAGAGGAATTTTGTTCCTCAACAAAGCAACTCTGTTTGAGGTGATGTTTTCTGATGAGTGTATTATGGATGTTGTTGGATGCCTTGAGTATGATCCTTCTTTGGCTCAGCCAAAACGGCACAGGGAGTTCTTGACCAAAACAGCAAAATTTAAAGAGGTTATTCCTATAACAGACTCTGAACTCAGGCAAAAAATCCACCAGACTTACAGGGTACAGTATATTCAGGACATCATCTTGCCGACACCGTCTGTTTTTgaagagaattttctttctacactcacttcctttattttcttcaacaAAGTTGAGATTGTCAGTATGTTGCAG GAAGATGAGAAATTTTTGTCTGAAGTTTTTGCACAATTAACAGATGAAGCTACAGATGATGACAAACGATGTGAATTG GTTAACTTTTTCAAAGAATTCTGCGCGTTTTCTCAGACGTTACAACCTCAGAACAGagatgcatttttcaaaacattggCAAAGTTGGGAATTCTTCCAGCTCTTGAAATTGTAATG GGAATGGATGATCTGCAAGTTAGATCTGCTGCTACAGATATATTTTCTTATCTAGTAGAATTTAGTCCATCCATGGTCCGAGAATTTGTAATGCAAGAGGCCCAGCAGAGTGATGAT gATATCCTCCTCATCAACGTGGTCATTGAGCAGATGATCTGCGACACTGATCCCGAACTCGGGGGAGCCGTTCAGTTGATGGGGCTCTTGCGCACGCTGATAGATCCGGAGAATATGTTGGCCACAGCTAAT AAAACGGAAAAAAGTGAATTTCTCAATTTCTTCTACAACCATTGTATGCATGTTCTTACTGCACCGCTTCTGGCCAATACATCAGAAGATAAATGTGAAAAAG ATGCAGTAGTTGGGTCCACTAAGAGTAATACAATTTGTCCTG ATAATTATCAAACGGCACAACTACTTGCCTTAATTTTGGAGCTGCTTACTTTTTGTGTGGAACACCACACGTATCACATCAAGAATTACATTATGAACAAAGATTTGCTAAGAAGAGTACTGGTCTTGATGAATTCAAAACACACGTTTCTGGCCTTGT GTGCTCTTCGCTTTATGAGGAGGATAATTGGCCTAAAAGATGAATTTTATAACCGTTACATCACCAAGGGAAACCTGTTTGAACCGGTTATAAATGCGCTGTTGGATAATGGAACTAGGTACAATCTACTCAACTCCGCTGTGATTGAGCTGTTTGAATTCATCAGAGTG GAAGATATTAAGTCCCTTATTGCACATATAGTTGAAAACTTTTATAATGCACTTGAATCTATCGAATATGTTCAGACATTCAAGGGATTGAAGACAAAATATGAGCAAGAAAAAGACCGACAAAACCAGAAACTGAACAG TGTTCCATCTATATTGCGTAGCAATAGATTCCGCAGAGATGCAAGAGCCTtagaggaggatgaagaaatgTGGTTCAATGAAGACGAAGAGGAAGAAGGTGAAGCTGTTGTACCTCCAGTTGAGAAGTCAAAACAGGAGGATGATTTTCCAGATAGCTATGAAAAATTTATGGAAACTAAAAAAG CCGGCGCAGCCAATGGTGCGAACGGCGCAAACAGTAAATCCGTGGCAGCTCAGACGTCACCAGCAAGTTCCAACGGCTCCTCTTCAAAGAACGCAACCCTGACCACAGCGGTGACAGCCACGAAG GGAAGTCTAGTTGGCCTAGTGGATTATCCcgatgatgaagatgatgacgAAGAGGAGGAGACATCTCCAAGGAAAAGACCTCGTCTGGGTTCATAA